GGTTCCGCCGAGCGACGTGATCACCGCGCGCAGCCAGTTGAATACCGCGAAGTCCGATCTGATCGCGCTTGGCGTCGCGCGCGCGCAGAACGCGCACGCGATTGCGGTGCTGGTCGGCAAGAACCCGGAGGAGCTGTCGATCACGCATAGCACCGCGATGCCGGCGCTGCCGTCGGTGCCGGTCGGTGTACCGTCGACGCTGCTCGAACGCCGGCCCGACATCGCCGCCGCCGAGCGCAAGATGGCCGCGCAGAACGCGGCGATCGGCGTCGAGGTGGCCGCGTATTACCCTGATATCTCGCTGTCTGGGGTGGCCGGGTTCACGCAGTCGCCGCTGTCAGGTTTGCTGAAGGCCGCGAACTACGTCTGGTCGCTCGGCGGCAGCGCGACCGAAACGCTGTTCGACGGCGGCCTGCGCAGCGCCAACGTCGACGCGGCGAAGGCGGCCTACGACTCGGCGGTCGCCAACTATCGCGGCACGGTGCTGGGCGCGTTCCAGAACGTCGAGGACGATCTGTCGGGCCTGCGCATTCTCGCCGACCAGGCGGTCGTGCTCGAATCGGCGGTGCGTGACGCGGACCGCGGCGCGGAGATCGCGTTCAACGAATACGAGGCGGGCACCGTCGATTACACGACCGTCGCGGTCGCGCAAGCGACACAGCTGACCACGCGGCAGACCGCGCTGAACGTGCAGGAATCGCGCTTGCTGCACGCGGCGTCGTTGTTCGGCGATCTGGGCGGCGGATGGTCGACCGATGAGCTGCATGATCCGCGGCATCCGGCCGTTGCATCCACGGTGGCGGCGTCGGCGCCTGCTTCGGCTTCCTCGCCTTCGGCGACGTCCGCGGCTATCATGCCGGGCGCGCGGCAAGCGCAGCATGATCAAAGCGAATAAGGAGGCGCATTGGCCAAAGGCACCCTGGGGCAAGACGTCAGCGACCCGGTATCGACACCCGAAGACGATGCGCCGCGCAACGAACCGCCGCCGCGCGAAGTGACCCCGCCTGGCCTCTTCCTGATCTTCGCGCGCATCGGTCTGACGAGTTTCGGCGGCGGGTTGAGCGGCTGGTTCATGCGCGAGTTCGTGCACGACCGGCACTGGATGAGCGAAGAGGACTTTCTGAACGGGCTCGCGTTGTCGCAGGCGCTGCCCGGTGTCAACGTGAAGAATCTGGCGATCTGGATCGGCTACCGGCTGCTCGGCTGGCGCGGCGCCGTCGCGGGATTCTGCGGCATCATTTTTCCGCCGGCCGTCGTGATCATCCTGCTCGGCGTGTTCTTCTCGGCGATCGCCTCGTTTCCGCTCACGCATATCGCGCTCGCCGGCGCCGCGGCCGGCGCGATCGGGCTGTCGCTGTCGATGGCGATCACCGCGGCGCGCCGGCTGCCGCGGCGCGTGTTTCCCTATCTGGTGCTGGTCGCGACGTTCGCGGCCGCGGCGGTGTTTCGCGTGTCGCTCGTATGGACCGTGCTGATCGCGGGCGCGTTGAGCGTCGGCTATGAATACTTGCGCGAGGGGCGCCAGCCCTGATTGCTTTGGATCGCCGTTAGTCAAACTCCGAAAAAGCTTCTGCCGTGTCTCGAACTCTCATCGCCCTGTTTTCGGTTTTCGCGCCGCTGTCGATCGTCACCGTCGGCGGCGGCCAGGGGATCATCGCCGAAGTGCAGCGCCAGGTCGTCGACGTGCACCACTGGATGACCCATGCGCAATTCCTCAGCGACTTCGCGATCGCGCGGCTCGCGCCCGGTCCCGGTTCGCTGCTCGCGACGCTGATCGGCTACCAGGTCGGCGGCCTCGGCGGCGCGCTCGTCGCGACGCTCGCGTTGTTCGGGCCGACCGCATTCCTGATGTACGGCGTTGTGCACGTGTGGAACAGGCACGAGGGCGCGCGCTGGCTCAACGCGTTGCAGGCCGGCTTGCGGCCGGTGGCCGCGGGGCTGATTCTCGCGGCCGTCTACGTGCTCATCAAAGAACTCGAAGGCGGCTGGATCGCGTGGCTCGTCGCGGCCCTCGCGACCGTGCTCGTGATGAAGACGCGCATCAATGCATTGGTGCTGATCGCGGGCGGCGCGCTGGTGTTTGTGCTGGCGCATTTCGCGGGCTTGTTATAGGGCACCGGGCGGGGAAGGTGCGCTTGAATGGCTGATTGAGGCGGGTGTGTCGTGACGACACAAGTTCGGAAGCTCAGTGAACTCAAGACAAACAA
The genomic region above belongs to Paraburkholderia sp. HP33-1 and contains:
- a CDS encoding efflux transporter outer membrane subunit, translating into MTMKISTERLATARVGVPRVATLAVALLALFNAGCMVGPDYHRPQVSVPAGYSELPGWTKAEPNATGPKGTWWTAFNDPLIDELEPLVAVSNQTVRADYANYQQALAEVRAAHAALFPTIGATGSATRERASGGTVSNSGSFVNGTTARIVNSGTLEGTVSWAPDLWGQVRRTVEENAATAQSSEATLANATLSEQVALATAIIELRTSDANIDLLQDTVVAYQHYLDVVSEQDRAGTVPPSDVITARSQLNTAKSDLIALGVARAQNAHAIAVLVGKNPEELSITHSTAMPALPSVPVGVPSTLLERRPDIAAAERKMAAQNAAIGVEVAAYYPDISLSGVAGFTQSPLSGLLKAANYVWSLGGSATETLFDGGLRSANVDAAKAAYDSAVANYRGTVLGAFQNVEDDLSGLRILADQAVVLESAVRDADRGAEIAFNEYEAGTVDYTTVAVAQATQLTTRQTALNVQESRLLHAASLFGDLGGGWSTDELHDPRHPAVASTVAASAPASASSPSATSAAIMPGARQAQHDQSE
- a CDS encoding chromate transporter; the encoded protein is MAKGTLGQDVSDPVSTPEDDAPRNEPPPREVTPPGLFLIFARIGLTSFGGGLSGWFMREFVHDRHWMSEEDFLNGLALSQALPGVNVKNLAIWIGYRLLGWRGAVAGFCGIIFPPAVVIILLGVFFSAIASFPLTHIALAGAAAGAIGLSLSMAITAARRLPRRVFPYLVLVATFAAAAVFRVSLVWTVLIAGALSVGYEYLREGRQP
- a CDS encoding chromate transporter → MSRTLIALFSVFAPLSIVTVGGGQGIIAEVQRQVVDVHHWMTHAQFLSDFAIARLAPGPGSLLATLIGYQVGGLGGALVATLALFGPTAFLMYGVVHVWNRHEGARWLNALQAGLRPVAAGLILAAVYVLIKELEGGWIAWLVAALATVLVMKTRINALVLIAGGALVFVLAHFAGLL